One window of Electrophorus electricus isolate fEleEle1 chromosome 24, fEleEle1.pri, whole genome shotgun sequence genomic DNA carries:
- the naca gene encoding nascent polypeptide-associated complex subunit alpha isoform X4 — protein sequence MPGEATETVPVTEQEMQQPQVETGSGTESDSDESVPEQEEQDSAQAQTQQAQLAAAAEIDEEPVSKAKQSRSEKKARKAMSKLGLRQVTGVTRVTIRKSKNILFVITKPDVYKSPASDTYIVFGEAKIEDLSQQAQLAAAEKFKVQGEAASNIQENTQTPTVQEESEEEEVDETGVEVKDIELVMSQANVSRAKAVRALKNNNNDIVNAIMELTM from the exons ATGCCAGGTGAAGCCACAGAAACTGTCCCAGTGACAGAGCAGGAGATGCAGCAGCCCCAAGTGGAGACGG GGTCCGGCACTGAATCTGACAGTGATGAATCCGTTCCTGAACAGGAGGAGCAGGATTCTGCACAAGCACAGACGCAGCAGGCACAG CTCGCAGCCGCTGCGGAAATTGACGAGGAACCCGTCAGCAAAGCGAAGCAAAGCCGGAgtgaaaagaaagcaagaaag GCTATGTCCAAATTGGGTCTCAGACAAGTGACGGGAGTTACCAGGGTAACCATTCGCAAGTCCAAGAACATTCTGTTTGTAATCACCAAACCAGATGTCTACAAAAGTCCCGCGTCAGACACTTACATTGTTTTCGGTGAGGCTAAG ATTGAAGACCTGTCCCAGCAAGCTCAGCTGGCAGCTGCAGAGAAGTTCAAGGTCCAGGGAGAAGCAGCTTCAAACATCCAAGAAAATACACAGACGCCCACAGTACAGGAGGAGAGCGAAGAGGAAGAG GTGGATGAGACTGGAGTGGAGGTTAAGGACATTGAGCTGGTGATGTCACAAGCCAATGTATCTCGGGCAAAGGCTGTTCGTGCACTGAAGaataataacaatgacattGTCAATGCCATTATG GAATTGACAATGTAG